The genomic region gcatttcattcgcggccgtGTCCACAAGTCCTCGGGTCAATCTCTACAATTAGTGTGCAGATCATCcccgtccaaatggagattgagtatggacagttTTGACTGAACTCTAATTCGTGCAATTTCCGCAATTTCAACTAGAATGTATTGGGATTTCAccgaacatccccacacttggaccaTTACATCCGTAGAGATTAATAACCTGATTACCTGCAAAAGTTCTCACGCAAAAACCAAACATATATacactactctacatcctcgggctgcctcctgagagcgctaagtttataggtcttcagccagaccgtacctgatatgcCCTTATGGTGGTCGAGTGGGATGCTTGCGTCCCGTGGCCTCTACGTAGGTACCCCGCCAATGCTCTAGTAAGTCGTCCACTGTCTTCCACATTGACTTTAACCTCCTTTTTGCATTATCAACTTCCGgcggtttctttttcttcttcttccctcGTCGCTCCCCTTTGTCTGTTTTAAACTCCTCATGCGCCACACTTTCCTTTTTCCTTACTGCTTCACTCCCTGCCACTTCAAACCTGTCAACCAAAAAGCATTCATATTTTGTTTGAATCTCCTTTGCAGGAGAGACATTCTCATCACCATTTTCAACTTTTGAGCGTTCACCTGAAATAAAAGGATCagtagcatttgaaaacacatTTAACCGTAATTCgcgatcaccaaacttcatacTTACCCTTCCATCAACGCAGTTTATAATTGCATGAGCAGTCGCTAAGAACGGTCTACCCAGAATGACTGGAGGGTGCGTGTTCTTTGAACTTGTGGCACAATCAAGAACTAAGAAGTCACCTGGGTAGTAACACTCTTCTATTTTCACAATTACGTCCCTTACAATCCCCCTCGGACACATGGGAGTCTGATCAGCCAACACCATGGTGGTGTTGACTTTATGtagcggaccaaaatcatattggtcatacagaCTCCCTGGTAGAATACTAACACACGCTCCAAGATCCAACAGTgccctttttattttaaattcaCCCACTTGTACGGAAATAATGGGTGCTCCTGGATCTTGGAGTTTGGGGGGAAGAGTACCCAATAAAACGGCATTCACGTTTGTAGTCAAATCAAGTTTTTTAGGAAACTTGTGAAGTCGTTTTTGGGTACTTAACTCTTTCAAACACTCAACATGATCGGGACTCTCTTTAATCACATCAAGTAAGGGTAGATTAATTTTAGCTTGTTTAAAGCTTTCCCACCTTTCATCCCTTGGTGGGTCCCGATCATGTTGAGAAACCGATTCAGTATTAACATactccaccacctcctcaactaCTTGTGATGGTGGAGCTACCTCAACGCTACCAGTGTCAAAAGTTGGACGAACACTTACCGCATTGATGTGCACATTTCTTCCATTCTTTAAGCTAGATGACTGATGTGTTGGATTAACTGTGGTAGTGCTTGGCAACTTACCTGGGTCTCTTCTCAGCTGAGCTAGATCTTCTGCTAGCTGCCCCAACTGTTTCTGCATTGCTTCCGAAGTTTTGTCTCTAACCTCATTATCCTTCTGAATATCCTTCATAAATGACATGATTGCATCTAGCTTCGAATCATTCGAGTCGCCTCCACCACCTGAAGAATTACCTTGCTGGTTGCCTGGATTCCTCCAACTCCCTTGATAATTGCTTTGATTTTGCTGTTGGTTGTTGGCTTGAGGCCGTTGATTGTATTGACCCCGATTCTGGTAACCTCCTTGCGAGTAATTTCCTTGCCGATTCTGATACTGTTGACCTCCTTGGTTAGGTACCTGAAAATTGGGGTTCAACTGATTAGCAGAATTACCATAACTAAAATTGGGGTGGTTTCGCAAACCTGGATGATATGTATTCGATTTCATATCATATTGGGTCACCATAGATTTGATTCACTTCATCGGTTTGACCACCCAACACAGCACATTCTCCGACTTGATGCCCTAACTCTCCACACTCAGTACACACCGTAAACGTATTGGCGGTTTTAACTTCACCCCCTTTTCCAAGGTTCATTTGAGCTAGCTGACGCTCAAGCAACAAGTTTTGATGCCTCAACTTCTCGACCCGTTCCTCAGCTTCATAATCAACCGATTTCGCTGAACTCGATCTTGCCTTCCTGCTAGATTGTGCCTGTCTTTTCGAAGTGGCACTTTGTCTCTCTAAGTATGCCCAATCTGCAGCCTCGGTGTTCgtgagaaacgtaccattgcTGATGGCGATAAGATCTCTTACATCATCTGGAAGTAGCCCATCATAGAATGCCTTGATCAATTCCCATGTCTGAATTTCATGATGCGGGCATTTCCTCAGCAACTCCTTAAACCTTGTGAACGCCTCATGGAACGGTTCCCCTGAATGCTGTTGGAAAGCTCTGATTGCATCCCGAGCTTCACTGGTTCTGTTCATTGTGTAGTACTCCTCCAAAAACACTTGCTGCATCTCTTGCCAAATGTAAATACTCCCCGGAGGTAATGTTGCGAACCATTGGCGTGCCTTGTCTTTCAGGGTAAATTGAAACAACATTAGCTTCACCTCATCTTTTGTGAACCCTGACCCTCCAATAGTCTGGCAAATTGAATCAAAACTTGCAATGTGCAAGTATGATTCTTCGGTTCTTTTTCCATAGAATTCAGGCAAATGGCCTAAGTATTGAGGCCTCACCTCGAAGGGTCGATTATTAATCCCCACCGGTGTAACTATAGCTGATGAGTTGGGTACTACAACAGGTCGACAGTGGCCTTCAACGCCTTGAATTGGTGCCCCTTGAATGACTTGTGGGACACCATCCATAAACTGTATCTGCTCACCCCTAAACCGATTATTAGCTCTTCCCGCATTAAACTGCGGGACTCCATTATGAACTTGATTTTGTGGAATCGGCCTCTGGATGTGACTTCTTCGGTTGACCTGTTGTTGTACTGGATGTCCATGATTCACGTTATACCCTTCGTCGTATCTGTAATCCCCGTATCTCCCATCATATTGGTTTTGATAATCATCATCTTCCCAACCGGATTCCCACGTGTGAGCACTGCCTTCTCTTTGGTTGGGATCCACATCATACCCGTGTTGATGTTGTGGTTGGTTAAGACGAATAATTTCCCCATGTCGGAGATTTAGATTTCCAGGTTGGTTTTGTGGGCCTGGGTTGAATTGTGgaaatggttgtggtggtggttgattctggttttggttatTAGGCtggttttgattttggttttgaGGGATTGGTGGATCTGGAATGGGAGGGATTGGATCGTTTTGGGCTTGGTTTTGTGGCTCTTGATCAGCCATTTCGTGAGCTGCTTGTTCAAGATCTTGAGCAACTGTTGATGACTGAGCTTTAGTTTTCACTGCTGAACGGAGAAGAACAAGATTCTGTCGAGCAGTCTTCTCAATTTCTGGATCAAATAAGAGCAGTGAGGATTTCTTTGAAAACCTCGTATGCATGCAACACGAGAATCACCTGCACACAGACAAACAAGAAACCAAGCGTAATACGGaacaaataaataaaagacacccaaaaagaaatatttttagtttttctaatttttaggtttttttttaataaaaacaactactaacactaagcgcaccgattccccggcaacggcgccattttaaTCGATGTCGAAAGGtcggtcaaaaacaagtttaaaaaTTTGGTCCTAAGTACCTTTACTAGCAAGGGTAAGTAGGGTCGTCTCCACAgggaatatgtggttagtgttgATTGTAGAAACCCAGATTAACTAGAACTAAGAAAAACTATTGCTTTGATTGCGTTTTGAGATTTTTGATTGAGAAGAATTAAGAAAGTTATCAATTTTAAAGAAAAGCAACCCCCTCCGGATTTCTGGTTCAATGATTCACCCAAACCTGTTTAATTAGATAGATACCAAAAGGTCTTGTTAACGGTTTAGTTTGATTGATAACCAACGACAAGTTTTTAATAATAACCTATGCAATTTAATTACCAAATCATAAGTGCCAAGAACCCACCCAATAACCAAACTACTCACGATGCAAGAAAACCGAATGCGAATGGTAAAAGATGAATAATTGCAACACtcacaattcttttaaacaaaacTAAACCACAAGTATTCTTCAAGTTATGAAAAACAATCCAAAGAACTAAATAAACAAGGTTTGAGTTTCATATACATGAACCATCCACCCGGAGGTGGTCACAAAAGAATCTAGCCACTCATAGTCATGATTTGATCTTCTTGGTTGTCTTGGATATTTGATTGCATGAAAGATTGATGAAAATTGAGGTTGGGAACTCCAAAATTCGTCCTTGGGAAGTAGAAAACGGCTAGGGTTAGTGAATATCTCGTTTTGGGGTTGAAGATATCTTAAAATAAAGTGAAATCCTGAATTTTCGCGTGACTATCTGTTGTCAGCGCAAGGTTGCGCCCCCcctggcacaaggttgcgcccCTGACTGACTAGCATCTGTATTGCGCCCAAACTGACACCAGGTTGCGCCAAACTGGTTTCTTCGTGCGCCAAGTACTGGTTTCTCAccatttttcacatttttcaaCTCCCAACTTGTGTGTAAGCTTCTAACCTTCATAAATCTTCCCGAAAACCTCCCGTTTAGCTTCAATATCCATTCGTTAAGCTTTGGGTACCTACAAATAGAAACACACTCAAAGTAACCATGTTTTATGATGATAAACACTTAAAaccttatatttacacatgttaaAACACGGTTATTTACCCTTCTatcagttatcattctagaaattcagaaataaacacacaaaagttcaagataaaccttcacctaagatgatcaccgagaGTTTTAGCCAcgcatagcttggtgaatcatcgtAACAAGTAGTTCAATGTTCATacaaatcaaaatcacaaaccgaatgttagaaattgttcCAAGCCAAGCCAAATCACCCAAAATCGCCCCTAGTGTCTCCAATAACCGACCAATCTTGAGAATAGGTGAAAAGACACCATAAAACCAACTTAATGATGGCAGTTACGATTTGTGTGTCgcctctaccgtaacttacggctctaccgtaagttacggtgcaCATAAAAGTGTTACGGTGCAAGTCTTCTGATTTACGGCAGCATCCAGGTGGaattcaggtccaccgtaaattacggtaggaccgtaatttacggtggaaagCTGAATGTTCTTCTTTGTTTCATCTTTTGCTCCACACTCGACCCGTTCAACTCCAAACCTTCAAAAGCTGCGTTTTTCTTCACTTTAAGCCGCCAAACCGCACCTGAGACATAAGCAACATTAGTTATCTAATTCGAGATAATTACACACttaaatgagggataaacttgtcttttaacatcataaagggttgtccaatggaccacccgtcacatccccacacttaaccgttgcttgtcccaagcaactcatcaaatcaATTTCTCAACAAGTGATCAATGTAAACCAAGCAAAAACAAGCAAtccttttactaacccctttGTAACACCCAACTAATGCACCCCTCACTATGTCTCTCCTCTCGGTtacaagtaagcactagcaatATGAGCTAGACACACAAAAGCTAACGGGCGGTTGCAAAATTataagcttgtacctaaatcgatccttctcctaacaagtgccaaacatgaatgcaaatcaaagggactttcaaggttgtaacatggctaggtgtatgggtaggaaatggaatatatataaagtagcgaaaatttaacccggtctttttattacacgAATAAGCAAACTAACAACTACCAAACTAAACTACTAAGTACAAGACAACTAAACATCctttcttttcatttttcattttttttcttttcaaaacaacCATGCAATAAAGCATCAACATATCTACATCATATTACTACAACTACTACTACTAACACtaaagaccgggtcaaatttgggtaaatttttaagtaagtagctaggggtaacaaataataggcttttaggcacaaaattggcaactaaatgtccaaacacCCGCCCCtatcgcaaccatgctcatatatataacttatgaggtctaaccccccaaatcccacactcgcacacactaaagacgaggctacctagatgcccttatcctttttgcattcatgtctaactaaggactcaaaccgcATACAAGCATAAGTTCTAATGTACCCCCACctgtagccactctcatcaaagataagcattatttatatacaaatgtggcttcaactctcaccaagaatgaaagggaatcaagggttgccggtgcaccaTTTGGGGTTACTCTAgggtgttcaaattctcacaatatttcgcttgatttaaaatttttcaaaatctccaaaaatttccccccatccccacacttgggacaCATTGACCCTAATGTATGGTTTTAGGAGGCTTTAATCACTCGAATTCATTTAACCCCAACAAAAAGCTCTTctactcaaaccccaaatttctttttggatttttcattttatgattttttttctttttctcttttttttaaacacatgACACCACCAACAAGCACCATCCCGC from Helianthus annuus cultivar XRQ/B chromosome 10, HanXRQr2.0-SUNRISE, whole genome shotgun sequence harbors:
- the LOC118482712 gene encoding uncharacterized protein LOC118482712, producing MKSNTYHPGLRNHPNFSYGNSANQLNPNFQVPNQGGQQYQNRQGNYSQGGYQNRGQYNQRPQANNQQQNQSNYQGSWRNPGNQQGNSSGGGGDSNDSKLDAIMSFMKDIQKDNEVRDKTSEAMQKQLGQLAEDLAQLRRDPGKLPSTTTVNPTHQSSSLKNGRNVHINAVSVRPTFDTGSVEVAPPSQVVEEVVEYVNTESVSQHDRDPPRDERWESFKQAKINLPLLDVIKESPDHVECLKELSTQKRLHKFPKKLDLTTNVNAVLLGTLPPKLQDPGAPIISVQVGEFKIKRALLDLGACVSILPGSLYDQYDFGPLHKVNTTMVLADQTPMCPRGIVRDVIVKIEECYYPGDFLVLDCATSSKNTHPPVILGRPFLATAHAIINCVDGRVSMKFGDRELRLNVFSNATDPFISGERSKVENGDENVSPAKEIQTKYECFLVDRFEVAGSEAVRKKESVAHEEFKTDKGERRGKKKKKKPPEVDNAKRRLKSMWKTVDDLLEHWRGTYVEATGRKHPTRPP